In the Hevea brasiliensis isolate MT/VB/25A 57/8 chromosome 8, ASM3005281v1, whole genome shotgun sequence genome, tttatacttaactaattagacgttactaattatttgtgtttatggtttatctagttgtcttaagtatggttctaatctccttaattgcctggaccgacaccagtcaccagaatagtgaaatatatcaggctatgcaaatgggggtgttacaataaaagcTATAAACAGgaataaattatttgcatattataccTAAATAATGATATGAACTGCATGCATCAAGGCCATTTGGTGGATGTATTGTAATGCCTTGAAAAATTATAaaggttaataaattataaaaatgattattttaatgttattttatttcatttaaatatattttatgaaattacttTAAAGTTTATTAGAAATATAAAGTCATTTTATTCGATTAGATTTATGATCCAAAATCTCAGTTGATTTGGAATACCCTTtgctaatttgagtgggagaaatattcctcaataggatgaAGGAATATTTTCTATATGGAGTAGAActtttattttagtattattcctcAATTGAGTGGGATTCCTAATCAGATTaagattgagggaattaacactacAGATAGGAGAATGGTGGAAAGGTTATTTGGCTTCACCCATAGGGAGTGGTTTTGCCCATGGAGAGAGGTTTTGTCGATGGAGAGTGGCTTCGCCCATTGAACAGAATAGCTTTCAGCTCATATAGTGAGGTTATCGCCCATTTTAAAGAGGGGCTTTGCCAATTCTTGAGGATTTGGCTTTGCCCATTAATGAGGAGCTCTTGCCCATTACAGTCTTATGAAGGGAAAAAGGTTTGGCCTAAGGTGAAGAAAGGGCATAACTCTAGAGGAAGGGATTACAGTCCCTTGTAGTTGAAGACACCATTTTGTGGTGTAGCAATCTTAGTAGTAAATATATTCAGTTATATTTGGAGGAGATTGAGagaactaactaatatatttactatttgtAGTTATATAGTGAGGGCTCTCTTAGGTGTAATTCGGTTGATGAGTAGTATAGCTTGAGCTTGTAattgataatttatatttattgatGATGGTGGAAGATGGCATGTCCATGGATGTAGTCCTATATTGAGAAGATGAATtacgtaaatattaatattttgtgtatttactttatttctttgtaGTTTACACACTTTCGCTGTGTACAACaaattagtatcagagcatggGGATGATCTTGGTGACGTTAGCTAAAGGTGGAGTTGTTGTTACATGTAGAAGTCACACATGTAACATGGAAGATGTAAGCTCAAGGTAGTGGAAAGTTGAAATTGAGATGGAGCTCTTGAGGCAAAATCAAGAAAATTGATAACGCgaaaaattttttaaagaaagaaGCAAGTAACACTTAAGATAAAGATTGAAAAATGGagatttgaagggttcaagctcaagtatgaagaattgatgatttgatGACACCGAAGAATTTGAGGTATGCAATGGTAGATGGATTTTATGTTAAGGTGGAGATTATTAGATATATGACCCAAAATTCTAGTTGATTTGGAATAACTTTTCCTAATTTAAgtggagaaatattcctcaatagaatGTAAGAATATTTTCTATATAGAGCAGAacttttattttagtgttattcttaAATTGAGTAGGAATCTTAATCAGATTAGGATTAAGagaattaatactataaataggagaatagtTGGAAGATTATTTAGCTTTACCCATGGAGAGTGGCTTTGCCCATAGAGAGTGGCTTCGCCCATTGAAGAGAGTGTTTTTTAGCTCATGGAGTGAGGTTGTCGCCCATTACAGAAAGGAATTTGCCAATTGTTGATAATTTGGCTTTGCTCATTGATGAAGAGCTCTTGCCCTTTACAGTCTTATAAAGGGAAAGGTGGTTTGGCCTAAGGTAGTGAAAAGGCATAATCGAAGAGAAAAGGGATTATAGTCCATTGTAGTTAAAGACACATTTTGTGTTGTAGcagttgtaatagtaaatatattgtatTATGTGTAAGGAAGGGTTCTCTTGAATGTAATTGGATTAATGGATAGTATAGTTTTTAACTTATAATGATGATTTACTATTATTGATAGTAGAAAATGGTATGTCCATGGATGTAACCCTATTTTGAGAGAGTGAATCACATAAATATTGATGTTTTATATctttactttatttctttgtaatttacacactTTTGTGGTGCACAACATATCCTTTTAAAAAGAATATAATAATGCTATAATTTAAAACACCGAACTGAGtgtcaaatcaaatcaaaattaaaatcaaaattaaaatcaaaattgaaccaaaataaaaaatacttaaaactaatctgaaataaaaataaaatttaaattatagtagtattttaaaaaaataaaaaatcgaaccAAAATTAGAATCGCACAACCCTAATATTAGTAATGTATAAACCTTTTTGTCCTTGttttcattttaaaaattttaattatgcaCATATGGGTCTAAAAACCGCATTCCCAGCATGGCTGAACCGTAAGCCAAGTGTTGGCCATTAAATCAACTCTTGGTCAATTAACCCATGGTTaaacaatctctctctctctcttaacttttattttctgctTCTTTCCATGTCTCATGTCTGATTCTGTCTTCTTGTTTTGGTAAACCACTTCTGgttaccaaaatactcacctcttCTTTCGGCAAAGTCACAAAATATAAACCAGCAGAGAGACCTAACCATATCCATCTTCTAAACTCTTGCATTAAgttcctttctttttcctatcCTGGTGTCTTTCCCTCTCTCATTGCAGGAGCTAAAAAGAAGTGGGCAAAACAGATTAAATGAAGAGGTCCCCTGATTTATCacgcttttcttcttcttcatcttcttcttattCCTCCTCTGCTTCATCTTGTTGCTTGGGCTCCGATACTCCTCTCCATCATCATCTATTAAGATCACAAAAACCCAAGTCAAAACGTGCTCGAAGAATTCAAAAGAATCAAGACAAATGCCAGATTAATGCTACTGCCACCAGCAGCAGCAGAAGAAGAAGCTCTATTTACAGAGGAGTCACCAGGTTCAATAATACAAAATATAATGTGGGTTTTTTTTATTTGCGCATTTTATATATATGATTTTGAAAAAATTATCCTTCTTTGAGATCAGGCATAGATGGACAGGGAGGTTTGAGGCTCATCTATGGGATAAAAGTTCATGGAACAACATCCAAAACAAGAAGGGAAGACAAggtcaatttttttaattaaattatatttaaaatatataaaaccaTAAAGGAGATCTGTAAATCTCCTTCTTTGCAATATGTTGTGTTCTGACTGTGTGTTTATTCTTTGATAATCCTTGTAATTGTAACGTTCATGTACACTCTCGTCGCTGCTTAGTTTATTTGGGTAAGTACTTGTGATCTCAATCCAATATTTTAATAATCCCTTCATTTTATTATTTCCTgacaaagaaattaattgttatttttttttaatttggaaaATGCAGGGGCGTATGATAATGAGGAAGCGGCTGCTCATACCTATGATCTTGCTGCCCTGAAGTATTGGGGACCAGATACAACATTGAATTTTCCGGTGCTAAATTTGTGGGGTATTTTTTTtcccaaaatttgaagaattgaaacatttttatatttaaagaaattaattaatgggtgCAGATAAAATCATACTCTAAGGAGCTTGAAGAGATGCAAAAGATGAGCAAAGAAGAGTACTTGGCATATCTCCGACGGCGAAGTAGTGGTTTTTCTAGAGGAGTGTCTAAGTATCGTGGCGTGGCTAGGTAATTTCCCACtgcccattaattttttttttcttcatttttttttattattttcttctgTCCTTTGATTGAGCAAATTATATTCAAATAATTAAATGTTTGAAGTTAATAGTTTAATACATGAAATGAGCTTTTCTTGACTCTCTCCGCATTCGTTTGCAAAAAATATtattcattaaataattttaattatttagttataatattaaatatatatatatatatatatatatatatatatatattaataaaattattaaaatttaaaaatgaaaaatattttttcttttaaaaaaattatttgtttattaaaaacaatattttttaaaataatttaattttttctttcataaagaaaatttttttaatttatttttttaatgttttaaacattaataaatataaaaaaatttccaTAAAACAAATGAAACTTTAATATAATTACAAATTACTTGAAATGTTAACAGGCATCACCAGAATGGGCGGTGGGAAGCAAGAATTGGACGAGTTTTTGGCAATAAGTATCTTTACCTAGGAACTTATAGTACGTTTCTCTTTCAATCTCTTTAttctaataatattttatatttatttattgtagTTTTTAAAAAGGTTGAACATATTATTTTATCCCTAAACTTTATTAAAAATTCTcgtgatattttaaatttttaaatatttaactacatttatgaACTCCTCAAAAGTGAAATTAAGTAAATCTATAATCCTAATTAGCAATGAGCGTGAATAAAAGCGTGAATAAAAGCGTGAAGAAGAGAGTGAGAGTTAAAAAAAATTgctaacataaaaaataaaataaaaaataaaaataaattaaatttattaaattaaatgataagAATATCCAAAGTGGGGGCTTGCGGTCCTCCAGTTCCATGGCACCTACTTGAATCTCTCCCCATTCCTCGCTCTTTTTCTTTCCCCAAGCTAACACTCTCTTTTCGTCACTGCTTTTGCCCCTCTAATTCCATCTAGCAACCGGTTACTGGCAGCTCATCTTGAGGTTACTGTAGGTAGACTTGACAAAACATTACCTAAACATGTGCTTTTGGTAAACACTGCCTTATCAATCTCCATTTTCAAAGGCATAGTCCGGTCGGTCCTCCACATTGTCGACATCCATTTATCATCCTTCTCACTATCTTTAACCATTCTTCTCTTGTAATTGAAGCATAACTAATTCTTTAGAGTTTTCTCTTCTTCGCTCGCCATTGCTCTGAGTTTCCTTTGTTATCAAATAATGTGGTTGAGAAGGGTAAAGGCTTGCCAGATAATCAAAGACATGCAGTTCATAGTAGCATAGGTGGTGGGTCACCGATTGATAGATGAGTAACAGAGAAGATAAGCAGCGGAGATTGAGAGAAAAATAGCACTAAGGGTGTAAACtcagcaattttaaaattttaattcctaTTATTTCATGCAACATACAAATGATATATACTATTGTAAAAAACATATTTTGTTTACAACAATTGTAACTCAATTGCTAAAAGGCATATTTGCCATTATTAAACAAAAGCCTTAAATaacaagataaaaaaaaaaataaggattTTGACCCGCATAGGCGCAAAATCAAATTCAACACCAAATCTAGAAAAGCAAATATCGCCAAGAGTCGATCCTTTAGTCCGTCCATACGAACAAGATGATCAAAGCACTAATCTTGAACCAAAACTCCCTTGTACTTTCGTTCTTGTCTTGGCCAAAACTTGCACAAAGATGGAGTTTAGGATTTTTTGGGTTTTAACCTTATGGAAGTAGAGAGAAATAATTTCTCTGTGTTTAATTCAAGAGTGACAATTTCAAATGTCTCTTGAATTAATTACGAGGAAGAAGATGGGAGAGTTTGGTTTAAAAGAAAATGGAAgatgaaaaaaattaattctCTAATCCAATCTCTAATAATTAGAGATTTTAATTCCTTAAAGTCAATTAGTGGTTGATCACTAATCATTACTAACTTTACAAATGTCTACATCTAATTTACCAATTAGAtatgttttttaattttcatttggcCACTTGTCTTGTTAATATTAGTTAGGGAATTAAAGCACCATATTCCTAAATTAATTTTCTCTTGTGACTTCTCAAGTCCTTTTAACTAAATTAAAATCTCTTACCTTATAGATTAATTaaacaagtttatatttaaacacttaaaatattaaatttaatacttCCATTGATGAATTTAATTTCAACTCATACTAGAAACTTTGTAATGTAATTACAAACTAAaaacattaatttaattaattaattaatcaaattaataattctTTTATTATGTTATTCTTATTGTGTATAACTTTCTaagttcattactaattggcaatgagaataatatgaactctttaatattattgaaattattcTATACTTAGAATAAAATTCCTTTATCATgcttagttctcataaatcatgattCACGCCTAGCATAGTATATCATGACTACCCAACTAGTGATGAATTAATTTATACTTAACTCATGAACCTTGttcatacataccatgcactaaaatctctccattacatAATTTCAATTCTGGCTAGggccatgatttatgtcaaatcttaattgcttagaatcatatgtgttcattttaatttcaattcttgattaacaAGACTCTTTAATCAAAAACACTTTTCTGAATAAGTTTATCTGTCCTGGTTAGGAATTTTATTTATCAAGAATAATTTAGATAGACATAGaactttatctctatttacttaggccAACAGATTCCATTTTAACTaaacacttatctccatatatgactagtcagagccaacacatgtccatatactcatacctagtacaagtatgtaaacggtatcaaactcaaaccacctacatataagataactgtgttatctcaggtcaagggattatatACACTATTATAATCTAGATGATAATGTATTGGCAAAAGTAAACTCTATGTACATATCATCTTAATGTTAGTAGTTCAGTCTACTTATCATATAAGTGTCcattatgtttgttatatagcatgagactcaccattctatcttattaatatctcatactaatTCATGAAAACAAATAGATGTGACAGTCTATATAGATAAATCATACCCACTGAAGTATGCTTGACTATGAACCATAATTTATAACACTTATATTAGAttgttctgtcactcatattcttaacatcttaagaatGGAGCATCTTACAAATAGTTAaaggatattttcaattaaatttaaacaacttaaattaaaaaaaaaaagatatatattattaaaaaggaattaatatttacaagatacaaattaTAAGTTatattctagggcatactattaacagagACATTGTAGACCAACAGAGTTAGTGAGTTGCAATTTGGGATTGGAACCAAACTGTAATGATTTAAGATGAgtttattcaaaaaaatttaaataatatgatttatgaaaaaataattaaaaagataaaATTTTCCCTGCATAGTGCTATGTAATTattgggtaattaatttatttcagCTTCATTTGACCCATCAACGTGTCTGTAGTTCACACTTCCTAGTATTGGAATGGTATTGGAATCACAAggttattttaatttcatttttaaagaATTTAAGTATGTAATAGAATGTTTTTTAAAGTTTAAAACATTACGAggcttttttttaaataaaattttggagATGAAATAATGTATTAGGTTTTTTAAAAAtcgtataatatataattttaaaagggAAGAACCCAAAAAGTAAAAATGAAGCGTGGGGAGTGAAAATGTAAGATATGCAATAAATAAAAAGTTTTTGGAAATAAGAATAGAAATGTGTAGTGTAGTGTAGTGTACAGATGGATACTTGCATGAAGGACAGGAGCTGGAATTGCGCCAACTCCACGAGATGTACACAAAGCTAACCTTTAGTCCTTGATCAGATCTCACAACTTGATTTGGCTTCACGTTCCTTGTTTTCTTTGATTGGCGTACGATGTGATACCCCCATTTTCTACTTGCAACTGAGTAGGCACGTGACTCATCCTAAAGAAAAGGCCTCGATCTTCTTAACAAGAAGAAAAAGATTACACATTTTCTACTTGCTACTGACTAGGCATGTGGCCCAAGCTCTAAATTTAAcattaatgataataataataataataattgttagaagaaagaatacaagtaatgaagaaaaggattgtgtatttgtctgtgcctcatttacagagatattacatctatttatacatgaaaatatgaactaatttggacaagaataataattgctataattatgctacacaaatctcctataatcatactaattgctgtaattatgctaacacccccctcaaactcaaggtggtagcacaggtgccaacttgagtttgcttaagagatcctgaaagcgagcgggaggatgagttttggtgaatatatcagcggtttggctgacagaggagacaggaatcaaacatatggtgccatgagcaacatgatgacgtacaaaatgacaatcaatttcgatgtgtttggtacgctcatgaaatacatcattatgagaaatctgtatggcacttctattatcgcaatgaagcattgtggcagaagaatgagtgacacccaaatcagttaataaccaccgtaaccaaagtaattcagatgtagcatcagcaagagcacgatattcagattctgtgctagaacgtgcaacaacagtttgctttttgctacgccaagagataagagaattacccaataagaaacaataaccagttgtagagcgatgatctgtcagatcaccagcccaatcagcatcagagtagccagataatactagggaggaggtagaggaaaagtgcaaaccatgaaaaagagtgcctttgatataacgaaggattcgaagtactgcagagaaatgagttgagcgaggagtagacataaactggctgaccagatgaacagcatatgaaatatcaggtcgagtaactgtgagataaacaagactcctaACAAGCTGttgatataaagtaggatcatcaagaggagtgccatcaagaggtgtaagtttgcaattgagctccaatggggttgatactattttgctatcagtgatgcctgctcgagaaagtaagtcggatgcatacttggcttgagatagataatagccatcagaattttgagaaacttcaagacccaaaaaatagctgagagaacccaggtctttcatttcaaaatgttgattgagataatgttgtaactctagaataccagatgaatcatctcctgttattatcatatcatcaacataaagcaacagaagaacaataccaccGCTATCAAAtgagtgaataatgcagaatcatgtggactagagagaaaaccaagttgagcaagagtggaactaaatttggcaaaccaggccctgggagcttattttaatccatataaggctcgtcgaagtttgcaaaccttatgaggagaatgataaccaggtggaggatgcatataaacctcttctgttaaatcaccatgaagaaaagcatttttgacatccatctggaaaagtttccatttacgaaccGCAAAgaatagctaagagactgcgaatagatgttaatcgggccactggagcaaaagtctcttcatagtcgataccatactcttgagtgtaccctttggctactaagcgagctttgtagcgttcaatagttccatcagaacgggtcttgattttgtaaatccatttgcaaccaataggggccttgtttggtggaagatcaactacatcccaagtatgagttttctctaaagcctgaagttcGCTACCATAGCTTGTCGCCAAAGAGGGTCGattgcctcacgataagaacgaggctcatgaagggttgcaatagtagagtaacagtgaaaatcagaaagataatgaggagtttctcttacacgggtggaacgacgaagagtagtgctaggaggagatgcaggcgcaggtactggatcaacaactggtgccGATTTAACATgggcaggtgtagttgggctaatattgagcacatcacaatcacttggatcaggacttggaaacagctctttggaggagtcagtgaaaaatagagagtcagtattgacagagtgatgaaatttggaaagagaagagaacatagtattttcccaaaaggtaacatgacgagagatgtGTAACTTATTTGAAACtggatcccaacaacgataccctttgtgttcaatgccataaccaagaaaacaataTAGATGAGCACGGgtttctaatttggtatgttcatgatgTTGTAAatgaacaaaagaaacacatccaaaaggtttaaggatgaaatagtcaggaggttgtccaaacaacttttcaaaaggagataaattatgaagaaccaaggtaggaagacgattaataatataaacagcatgaaaagcttctccccaaaatttttctggacatgaggcagaaggaagaagagtacgtacagaatcaagaatatggcgatgcttgcgttcggctcgcccattctgttgagaggtgtgaggacaagaacgttgaacaacggtgccttgttgactaagaaactgaagtaaagaagaatcccgatattccattgcattgtctgttcggagaattttaatgtcacaagagaactgagttttaatcatttttgcaaatgtgatgtaaatttgtgataactcagatcgatgtttcaaaaaaatatatccaagtaaaccgagaataatcatcaataaatattataaaataacgaaaaccatttattgaagaaataggagaaggaccccaaatgtcagaatgaattaaaccaaaaggagtgtctgaagtagtattattatgagaaaaagataatgcaggttgacaatttaaacaattaaatgactcaaacttagtagatcctaataatccacgagaaattaaaggttgaattttactggtagaagcatgaccaagacgaagatgccattggtgaatggaggaattaggtattgtagctgcagacacaaatctctgaggaagatgtaaagatgtaagctcaaataatcgacccactctgcgaccctccccaagaatctgtcccgtttgtggatcctgtacctggacaccatggtgagaaaaaataacatttagtcctttttcacacaactgaccaacagaaataagattgagtgccaaattagggatataataggtgtcagggagatgaagatttgaggtagacacatgaccagtatgtgtgatgttcattttagtaccatttgcagtatggattggtggtaaggaagatacaggttttgcagaagacaagaatttaagattagtggtcatatgattacaacatgcagagtcaaaaagccaataagaattacccggagtggcagacatggcagcaggagcattagaagagataacctgtttgaatagcgcctcaagatcactcatggtgatgacAGTAGAGCCCTCAATAGCAGCAACAAcagtgacagaggaagatccaggctttgagacattcttgaatttagactgccctccttttggtcttggaggacgtgtgggacaatgttcaagaatatgaccgtaaccatgacaatatttgcattttatagtaggacaatatgcaaaagcatgactaatttgattacaattcttacagagttgattgccagatttctgatgtgaggatcgagtagttgcaagagcagcttcaaattgaggagttttatccaaactgagacgagtctcttaaaaaataatctcttgaatagcattttccaatgatgggagtggatttcgatgtagtagggacgctcgaacggcctcatattctgatcgaagagccattagaacttgaatgagatgaagatgatcttcactgattttggcctgagatatttgattccaaataggttggacctgggcaagaaaatcattcacagatt is a window encoding:
- the LOC110667284 gene encoding ethylene-responsive transcription factor WRI1 isoform X1, producing the protein MKRSPDLSRFSSSSSSSYSSSASSCCLGSDTPLHHHLLRSQKPKSKRARRIQKNQDKCQINATATSSSRRRSSIYRGVTRHRWTGRFEAHLWDKSSWNNIQNKKGRQVYLGAYDNEEAAAHTYDLAALKYWGPDTTLNFPIKSYSKELEEMQKMSKEEYLAYLRRRSSGFSRGVSKYRGVARHHQNGRWEARIGRVFGNKYLYLGTYIIYFVGKDTQEEAAAAYDMAAIEYRGANAVTNFDTSNYIDRLKMKDVPLSHILPTDPLSNHSIESEEAAEPDVEQSPSPSSPLPPQEEQQATSPKLHCELPSCMDTSTMIVMEPIEEHELNWSFCLDSGLTPLPVPDLPLENACELTNLFDDTGFEDNIDLIFDGCCFGNDGN
- the LOC110667284 gene encoding ethylene-responsive transcription factor WRI1 isoform X2, whose product is MKRSPDLSRFSSSSSSSYSSSASSCCLGSDTPLHHHLLRSQKPKSKRARRIQKNQDKCQINATATSSSRRRSSIYRGVTRHRWTGRFEAHLWDKSSWNNIQNKKGRQVYLGAYDNEEAAAHTYDLAALKYWGPDTTLNFPIKSYSKELEEMQKMSKEEYLAYLRRRSSGFSRGVSKYRGVARHHQNGRWEARIGRVFGNKYLYLGTYNTQEEAAAAYDMAAIEYRGANAVTNFDTSNYIDRLKMKDVPLSHILPTDPLSNHSIESEEAAEPDVEQSPSPSSPLPPQEEQQATSPKLHCELPSCMDTSTMIVMEPIEEHELNWSFCLDSGLTPLPVPDLPLENACELTNLFDDTGFEDNIDLIFDGCCFGNDGN